In the bacterium genome, TCCACCAAGAATAAAAGAATCCTGAATGGTTTAAGTTTAGAAAGAAACTTAAACCATTACTAAAGGATGCTCTGCGTCTTTCTAATAAGCAGAAAGAAATAGAACCCAATGTTTATATGTCAAAGAGCAATAACTTGCATAAGCGACTTGAGATAATATACAACCAAGAATATAATGATGCTGACTGCAAGCGTTTGGCTAAACGACTCATGAGATACAAAGATGAAATATTCACCTTTGTAGATCATCCTCAAGTAAGTGCCCACAACAACCATGCTGAAAGACAGATAAGACCCGCAGTCATTATGAGAAAAAACTCTTATTGTAACCGTTCTCACCAAAGTGCTGATACCCAAGCAATATTAATGTCAATATTTAGGACATTACATCCTCGCCAGATTGGTCCTATTTCTGCATTAAGTAATTCACTTTCTGAATGGATCAAAACAGGGAATGTTATCCCATTGTCCAATATTTGGTGGTGTCTGAAAATAGCTAGTCTCCTCTAACTGAATAGGTAAGCCATTCCTCTATACTCCAAACATGGTCAGTTAGTCCAGCAGCCATGGCCGGAGTTCGCTTCTGCCAGTATCCCTCTATGTCCTTTATTCGTAATGTTC is a window encoding:
- a CDS encoding transposase, which codes for MRLSNKQKEIEPNVYMSKSNNLHKRLEIIYNQEYNDADCKRLAKRLMRYKDEIFTFVDHPQVSAHNNHAERQIRPAVIMRKNSYCNRSHQSADTQAILMSIFRTLHPRQIGPISALSNSLSEWIKTGNVIPLSNIWWCLKIASLL